The proteins below come from a single Pseudomonas sp. MYb118 genomic window:
- a CDS encoding aromatic-ring-hydroxylating dioxygenase subunit beta has product MSKHDIFNGGPLAQAIEFIWREAELLDHKNYAEWATLWSESGKYIVPIDPDTEDFEATLNYAYDDARMRDLRIERLTAGYSPSAVDAAKTIRTVSRFRLVEAAGDIVEVNSAQLLYAYKRGVHTPFVADLNHRIRFTDGVPSLERKVVRLINSTDSLSALGFLL; this is encoded by the coding sequence ATGAGCAAGCACGACATTTTCAATGGCGGCCCACTGGCCCAGGCCATCGAATTCATCTGGCGCGAAGCCGAACTGCTGGACCACAAGAACTACGCCGAATGGGCGACCCTGTGGAGCGAGAGCGGCAAGTACATCGTGCCGATCGACCCGGACACCGAAGACTTCGAGGCCACGCTCAACTACGCCTACGACGACGCGCGCATGCGTGACCTGCGCATCGAACGCCTGACCGCCGGCTACTCGCCGTCGGCGGTGGACGCGGCGAAAACCATCCGCACCGTCTCGCGTTTTCGCCTGGTGGAAGCGGCGGGCGACATCGTCGAAGTCAACTCGGCGCAGTTGCTCTACGCCTACAAGCGCGGCGTGCACACGCCGTTCGTGGCCGACCTCAACCACCGCATTCGCTTCACCGACGGCGTGCCAAGCCTGGAGCGCAAAGTGGTGCGCCTGATCAACTCCACCGACAGCCTGAGCGCGCTCGGCTTCCTTTTGTGA
- a CDS encoding methylamine dehydrogenase light chain translates to MKLLDLLFERSTRRVADTTSRRKLLSRMGSLMVAGAALPLLLPLDRTSKALAATDPKAGDPGDPNSCDYWRYCSIDGFLCSCCGGSVTSCPPGTEASQVTWIGTCRNPADGKDYIISYNDCCGKQSCAQCACTRNDSEEPAYRPFNNNDVNWCLAAKSHIYHCTVSIIRGVAV, encoded by the coding sequence ATGAAACTGCTGGATCTGTTGTTCGAGCGCTCGACGCGCCGTGTTGCCGACACCACTTCGCGCCGCAAACTGCTGTCGCGCATGGGCTCGCTGATGGTGGCTGGTGCCGCCCTGCCCCTGCTGCTGCCGCTGGATCGCACCAGCAAGGCGCTGGCCGCCACCGACCCGAAAGCCGGCGACCCCGGTGATCCGAACAGTTGCGACTACTGGCGCTACTGCTCCATCGACGGCTTTCTGTGCAGCTGCTGCGGCGGGTCGGTGACCTCCTGCCCACCGGGCACCGAGGCCTCGCAAGTGACCTGGATCGGCACCTGTCGCAACCCGGCGGACGGCAAGGACTACATCATTTCCTACAACGACTGCTGCGGTAAGCAAAGCTGCGCCCAGTGCGCCTGCACCCGTAACGACAGTGAAGAACCGGCCTACCGCCCGTTCAACAACAACGATGTGAACTGGTGCCTGGCCGCCAAATCGCACATCTATCACTGCACCGTTTCGATCATCCGCGGCGTGGCTGTTTGA
- a CDS encoding Rieske 2Fe-2S domain-containing protein has translation MSTHDYRLIASTKSPEDLVQPDRVDVSLYNDPALFEAELEKIFYRTWVWVAHESEVRNSGDFKTATIGRRPVIVVRDKKNTINVLENRCRHRGATVCEKHKGNATGFTCPYHSWSYGLDGKLRALPYPDGYEGILEKSELPLTSLRVESYAGMIFASYNDEIEPLEDFLGGAKHWMDLFMKQGAGYPIKTQGEHKFSFKGNWKIQLENTTDGYHFPIVHKSFMSSVDEETSEMLSFMTDEQAVTHALGNGHSVMVMVPEHVDLDHDDGTEQLQERFAHVTEELSKSMPAEQVRRIVRSLHGAGFNLNLFPNVAMSMSFFRVLRPVSVTETEIRHVALGMDGGPEIANRERMRIHEHFQGPFGFGSPDDAEAWDRVQRGSYAGVDAPILVNRGLNREITAENGDKVSHATDEGGMRGAYDMWKRMMSQ, from the coding sequence ATGAGCACGCATGACTACCGGCTGATCGCATCGACGAAAAGCCCCGAAGACCTGGTCCAGCCTGACCGCGTCGACGTCTCGCTGTACAACGATCCGGCGCTGTTCGAAGCCGAACTGGAAAAAATTTTCTACCGCACCTGGGTGTGGGTGGCGCACGAAAGCGAAGTGCGCAACAGCGGCGACTTCAAGACCGCCACCATCGGCCGCCGGCCGGTGATCGTGGTGCGCGACAAGAAGAACACCATCAACGTGCTGGAAAACCGTTGCCGCCACCGTGGCGCCACCGTGTGCGAAAAGCACAAGGGCAACGCCACCGGTTTCACCTGCCCCTACCACAGCTGGTCGTACGGCCTGGATGGCAAGCTGCGCGCGCTGCCTTACCCGGACGGCTATGAAGGCATCCTGGAAAAGTCCGAGCTGCCGCTGACCAGCCTGCGCGTGGAAAGCTACGCCGGCATGATCTTCGCCAGCTACAACGATGAGATCGAACCGCTGGAAGACTTCCTCGGCGGCGCCAAGCACTGGATGGACCTGTTCATGAAGCAGGGCGCCGGTTACCCGATCAAGACCCAGGGCGAACACAAGTTCAGCTTCAAGGGCAACTGGAAAATCCAGCTGGAAAACACCACTGACGGTTACCACTTCCCGATCGTGCACAAGTCGTTCATGTCGTCGGTGGATGAAGAAACCTCGGAAATGCTCTCGTTCATGACCGACGAACAGGCGGTGACCCACGCCCTGGGTAACGGCCACAGCGTCATGGTCATGGTGCCGGAACACGTCGACCTGGATCACGACGACGGCACCGAGCAATTGCAGGAACGCTTCGCCCACGTCACCGAGGAACTGTCGAAAAGCATGCCGGCGGAGCAGGTGCGCCGCATCGTGCGCTCGCTGCACGGCGCCGGGTTCAACCTCAACCTGTTCCCCAACGTGGCCATGTCGATGTCGTTCTTCCGGGTGCTGCGCCCGGTGTCGGTCACCGAAACCGAAATCCGCCACGTGGCCCTGGGCATGGACGGCGGCCCGGAAATCGCCAACCGCGAGCGCATGCGCATTCACGAGCACTTCCAGGGCCCGTTCGGCTTCGGCAGCCCCGATGACGCCGAGGCCTGGGACCGCGTGCAGCGTGGCTCCTACGCCGGCGTCGATGCGCCGATCCTGGTCAACCGTGGCCTGAACCGCGAAATCACCGCTGAAAATGGCGACAAAGTCAGCCACGCCACCGACGAAGGCGGCATGCGCGGTGCCTACGACATGTGGAAAAGGATGATGAGCCAATGA
- a CDS encoding cytochrome C, whose amino-acid sequence MRHMLILGLACLFLTPLAHARAIPNPNQRHAPGNEELQTPIAEAGYSVGVNYQLQCAGCHLGNGMGSPANDTPRMAGFVGNFLKVPGGREFLVRVPGMSQSALNNAQLADLLNWLMRPGGMAGKSVPEHYQPYTAEEVTALRAETMLNLPGTRAELIKAMQAQGIEIEDGMNK is encoded by the coding sequence ATGCGTCACATGTTAATCCTCGGCCTGGCCTGCCTTTTCCTCACCCCACTTGCCCACGCACGCGCCATTCCCAATCCGAACCAGCGCCATGCACCGGGCAACGAAGAACTGCAAACACCGATTGCCGAGGCAGGCTATAGCGTTGGCGTGAACTACCAGTTGCAATGCGCCGGCTGCCACCTGGGCAACGGCATGGGCTCACCCGCCAATGACACGCCACGCATGGCCGGGTTTGTCGGCAACTTTCTGAAAGTCCCCGGTGGGCGCGAGTTCCTCGTACGTGTTCCCGGCATGTCGCAATCGGCGTTGAACAACGCGCAACTGGCCGACCTGCTCAACTGGCTGATGCGTCCAGGCGGCATGGCCGGCAAAAGCGTGCCAGAGCATTACCAGCCCTACACCGCCGAAGAAGTCACCGCCCTGCGCGCCGAAACCATGCTCAACCTGCCCGGCACTCGCGCCGAGCTGATCAAGGCCATGCAAGCGCAAGGCATCGAAATCGAAGACGGCATGAATAAATGA
- a CDS encoding MauE/DoxX family redox-associated membrane protein: MHLDPILIIASAIAIAVLLASAATHKLRAPARFRKQLADYQLLPDALVRPVARTIPLIELAIAFALLVPVCRAYAALTAGALIALYAAAIGINLWRGRRDIDCGCAGPGQAQPLRPVLLLRNSALVGLALLASVTPTARELGFFDGFVTLAASAVALLIYAAADGLLANSPLLLKLIGR, translated from the coding sequence ATGCACTTGGACCCGATTCTGATCATCGCCAGCGCCATCGCCATTGCGGTGTTGCTGGCCAGCGCCGCGACCCACAAGTTGCGCGCGCCGGCACGCTTTCGCAAACAACTGGCGGACTATCAACTGCTGCCCGACGCCCTGGTTCGCCCGGTCGCGCGCACGATTCCGTTGATCGAACTGGCGATTGCCTTCGCGCTGCTGGTGCCGGTGTGCCGCGCCTATGCCGCGTTGACGGCCGGCGCGCTGATCGCGCTGTACGCCGCCGCCATCGGCATCAACCTTTGGCGCGGTCGTCGCGACATCGACTGCGGCTGTGCCGGCCCGGGCCAGGCGCAACCGCTGCGGCCGGTCCTGCTGCTGCGCAACAGCGCACTGGTGGGCCTGGCGTTGCTGGCCAGCGTTACGCCGACGGCACGCGAGCTGGGCTTTTTCGACGGTTTCGTCACCCTCGCTGCCAGCGCCGTGGCGCTGCTGATCTACGCCGCCGCCGATGGCTTGCTGGCGAACTCCCCTCTTCTGCTCAAATTGATTGGTAGGTAA
- a CDS encoding amidase, whose translation MSTFISQFLLGGNGKRVAIKDSIDIAGHPTRSGSRAFAEVAPAAQHAEVVEAILAAGWQIVGKTNLHELAFGVTGINDWTGTPINPQAPDRVPGGSSSGSAAAVAAGLADIAIGTDTGGSVRVPAACCGIAGLKPTYGRVSRVGAHPLQSSLDCVGPFARTMDDLIAAMQVICPGFETQGVPAEGARVGFIEVDCDAHLQASLGAAADRAGWHRSSLFLSEFEAAFAAGLTVINFENWAALGHLTGQGLIGADVEQRLLAASRTTAADLAQAEKVRARFTQQVDAALENFDVLLLPTLPSLPPTLVEARSASKAVAEMTPLVRPFNLSGHPALSVPVELDCGGLKVGLQIVGRKGADEQVCAFGAQLQQRLAG comes from the coding sequence ATGAGCACCTTCATCAGCCAATTCCTTCTCGGCGGCAACGGCAAGCGCGTGGCCATCAAGGACTCCATCGACATCGCCGGTCACCCGACCCGTTCCGGCAGCCGCGCCTTTGCCGAGGTTGCACCGGCGGCGCAGCACGCCGAAGTAGTCGAGGCGATCCTTGCGGCAGGCTGGCAGATCGTCGGCAAGACCAACCTGCACGAACTGGCCTTTGGTGTCACCGGCATCAACGACTGGACCGGCACGCCGATCAACCCGCAGGCGCCGGACCGGGTACCAGGCGGTTCTTCCAGCGGTTCGGCGGCGGCCGTAGCGGCGGGCCTGGCAGACATCGCCATCGGCACCGACACCGGTGGCTCGGTGCGCGTACCGGCGGCCTGCTGCGGCATCGCCGGGCTCAAGCCGACCTACGGCCGCGTCAGCCGTGTGGGCGCGCATCCGCTGCAATCGAGCCTCGATTGCGTCGGCCCGTTCGCCCGCACCATGGACGACCTGATCGCCGCCATGCAGGTGATCTGTCCCGGTTTCGAAACCCAGGGCGTGCCTGCTGAGGGGGCCCGGGTCGGCTTCATCGAAGTCGACTGCGACGCCCACCTGCAAGCCAGCCTCGGCGCTGCCGCTGATCGCGCAGGTTGGCACCGCAGCTCGCTGTTCCTCAGTGAATTCGAAGCGGCCTTCGCCGCCGGCCTCACGGTGATCAACTTCGAAAACTGGGCCGCGTTGGGCCACCTGACCGGCCAGGGCCTGATCGGCGCGGATGTCGAGCAGCGCCTGCTGGCCGCCAGTCGCACCACGGCGGCAGACCTGGCGCAAGCGGAAAAAGTCCGTGCGCGCTTCACCCAGCAGGTGGACGCCGCGCTGGAAAACTTCGACGTGCTGCTGTTGCCCACGCTGCCAAGCCTGCCGCCGACGCTGGTCGAGGCGCGCAGCGCGAGCAAGGCGGTGGCCGAGATGACGCCGCTGGTACGGCCTTTCAACCTGAGCGGTCACCCGGCGCTGTCGGTGCCGGTGGAACTCGATTGTGGCGGGCTGAAGGTCGGCCTGCAGATCGTCGGCCGCAAGGGTGCGGACGAACAGGTCTGCGCCTTCGGTGCGCAGTTGCAACAACGCCTGGCGGGTTAG
- a CDS encoding cupin domain-containing protein produces the protein MDRLSTLLSHFGVSAGTFHSGTFCGITAFDGEQACGHLHLLRAGELTLKLADEREQQLDTPTLIFFPRPYRHRLFAADDSDTQLVCASLDFDGGAGNALAAALPDYLVLDLKDLPTLAGTLDWLFKEAFDGLCGREAMMDRLFEVLVIQLLRHLLSSREQSPGLMAGLADARLSRALSLMHDTPAKAWTVAELSAAANMSRASFAEHFRQVVGQTPVDYLVSWRVSLAQKRLREGKLIALIADEVGYESPSALARAFRRKTGVSPREWGQAGKRR, from the coding sequence ATGGATCGTTTATCGACCTTGCTCAGTCATTTCGGCGTCAGTGCCGGCACCTTCCACAGCGGTACGTTCTGCGGCATTACCGCGTTTGACGGCGAGCAGGCCTGCGGCCACCTGCATCTGTTGCGCGCTGGCGAGCTGACCCTGAAGCTGGCCGATGAGCGGGAACAGCAACTCGACACCCCGACCTTGATCTTTTTCCCCAGGCCCTACCGCCATCGGCTGTTTGCCGCCGACGACTCGGATACGCAACTGGTGTGCGCCTCACTGGATTTCGACGGTGGCGCCGGCAATGCCCTGGCGGCGGCGTTGCCGGATTATCTGGTGCTGGACCTCAAGGACCTGCCGACCCTGGCCGGCACCCTCGACTGGTTGTTCAAGGAGGCCTTCGACGGTCTGTGCGGGCGCGAAGCGATGATGGATCGCCTGTTCGAAGTGCTGGTCATCCAGTTGTTGCGCCACCTGCTCAGCAGTCGCGAACAAAGCCCCGGCCTGATGGCGGGCCTGGCCGATGCACGGCTGTCGCGGGCCCTGAGCCTGATGCACGACACGCCCGCCAAGGCCTGGACCGTGGCCGAGCTGTCGGCCGCCGCCAACATGTCCAGGGCCAGTTTTGCCGAACATTTTCGTCAGGTGGTGGGGCAGACGCCGGTGGACTACCTGGTGAGCTGGCGTGTCAGCCTGGCGCAGAAGCGCCTGCGGGAGGGCAAGTTGATTGCCTTGATTGCCGATGAAGTCGGCTACGAGAGCCCGTCGGCCCTGGCCCGGGCGTTCCGCCGCAAGACCGGGGTCAGCCCGCGCGAGTGGGGGCAGGCTGGCAAGCGTCGCTAG
- a CDS encoding nuclear transport factor 2 family protein yields MDQVLLQRLATLEGESAVRRLMARYMDLCDVPRAPTRVSDLAALFCLDAIWEGVGSQTAQTFGQHHGRDAVAAFVGGYLPPSDHFQLNLHYLTSESIQVDGQAAQGHWIMQQISTYADGRSELFGTRLNIDFRCVEGTWLIAHFRTQRLFNQELNT; encoded by the coding sequence ATGGACCAGGTCTTGCTCCAGCGTCTGGCGACGCTCGAAGGGGAAAGTGCGGTGCGCCGTCTGATGGCGCGCTACATGGACCTGTGCGATGTGCCCAGGGCGCCCACCCGCGTGAGCGATCTGGCGGCGCTGTTCTGCCTCGATGCGATCTGGGAAGGCGTCGGCAGCCAGACCGCGCAGACCTTCGGCCAGCATCACGGCCGGGACGCGGTGGCGGCGTTCGTTGGCGGTTACCTGCCGCCCTCGGATCATTTCCAGCTGAACCTGCATTACCTCACCAGTGAGTCGATCCAGGTCGACGGCCAGGCGGCGCAGGGGCACTGGATCATGCAGCAGATTTCCACCTACGCCGACGGGCGCAGCGAGTTGTTCGGCACGCGGCTGAACATCGACTTTCGCTGCGTCGAGGGCACCTGGCTGATCGCGCATTTTCGCACCCAGCGCCTGTTCAATCAGGAACTCAATACATGA
- a CDS encoding amine dehydrogenase large subunit, giving the protein MRATRITVQSALSLSLLVLGLNNASAELPADTGIGQTVLAFPPEAHRAFVVDVEFESFVAGRVTVVDPDKKRVLGMVPTGFAAPSTLSHDQKTLYSADIWYSRGTRGTRTDVLTAWDSSTLSPAWEVLIPNKRAESLTQRYGLKTSGDDRFVYVYNFTPSTSVTVVDTQAKAVASEISIPGCVLNYPIGKRRFASLCGDGSLQVVTLNDQGQETARSRTPFFDPNAEKLVERAVNVGDTYYFTTTTGTVRAVDFSGEAPKILPSWSLTNDEEKKAGWAPGGWQLMAVAPKLNRLYVLMHDAHEPMKWEDPSPLIWAFDLKTGKKVATLEAPVPVWSMQATGDDKPLLLGADVEGGLQIFDLKTNTLTGSMAKVAKTATQVMSY; this is encoded by the coding sequence ATGCGAGCCACCAGGATCACCGTACAGTCAGCGCTGAGTCTCAGCCTGCTGGTACTGGGTTTGAACAATGCCAGCGCGGAGTTGCCCGCTGACACCGGCATCGGCCAGACCGTTTTGGCCTTCCCGCCGGAAGCCCACCGGGCCTTTGTTGTCGACGTCGAATTCGAAAGTTTCGTGGCCGGTCGTGTGACCGTGGTCGATCCCGACAAGAAACGCGTGCTCGGCATGGTGCCGACCGGTTTCGCCGCACCTTCGACCTTGAGCCACGACCAGAAAACCCTCTACAGCGCCGACATCTGGTACTCGCGGGGTACCCGCGGTACCCGTACCGACGTGCTGACCGCCTGGGACAGCTCGACCCTGTCGCCGGCCTGGGAAGTGCTGATTCCGAACAAGCGCGCCGAGTCGCTGACCCAGCGCTATGGCCTCAAGACCAGCGGCGATGACCGCTTCGTCTACGTCTACAACTTCACCCCGTCGACCTCGGTCACCGTGGTCGATACCCAGGCCAAGGCCGTGGCCAGCGAAATCTCGATCCCCGGTTGCGTGCTCAACTATCCGATCGGCAAACGCCGCTTCGCCTCGCTGTGCGGCGACGGCAGCCTGCAGGTGGTGACGCTCAACGACCAGGGCCAGGAAACCGCGCGCAGCCGCACGCCGTTCTTTGACCCGAATGCGGAAAAACTGGTGGAGCGCGCGGTCAACGTCGGCGACACCTACTACTTCACCACGACCACCGGCACCGTGCGCGCCGTGGACTTCAGCGGTGAAGCACCGAAGATCCTGCCGAGCTGGTCGCTGACCAACGACGAGGAAAAGAAGGCCGGTTGGGCCCCGGGTGGCTGGCAGCTGATGGCCGTGGCGCCGAAGCTCAATCGCCTGTACGTGCTGATGCACGACGCTCACGAACCGATGAAGTGGGAAGACCCGAGCCCGCTGATCTGGGCGTTCGATCTCAAGACCGGGAAGAAAGTCGCCACCCTGGAAGCGCCTGTTCCGGTGTGGAGCATGCAAGCCACCGGCGACGACAAACCGTTGCTGCTGGGCGCCGACGTCGAGGGCGGCTTGCAGATTTTCGATCTCAAGACCAACACGCTCACCGGCAGCATGGCCAAGGTCGCCAAAACCGCGACCCAGGTCATGAGCTACTAA
- the mauD gene encoding methylamine dehydrogenase accessory protein MauD, with protein sequence MEGLIVSNVLLWVLLVALAFVVMGLVRQIGVLHGRLAPAGALMVDKGVAVNEAAPQITAADRHGRPVNFGYAGEKSQLLFFLSPTCPICKSLLPAIKSIAKEQAGSLDVVFVSDGDMDAQQALIREHKLEDATYVVGPEVGMTYQIGKLPYAALIDKAGTLRAKGLVNSREHLDSLFEVEHLKHATLQQYLNAQPHEHNHDHSHGHSH encoded by the coding sequence ATGGAAGGCTTGATCGTTTCCAACGTTTTGCTCTGGGTGCTGCTGGTGGCCCTGGCGTTCGTCGTCATGGGCCTGGTGCGTCAGATTGGTGTACTGCACGGTCGCCTGGCGCCAGCCGGCGCGCTGATGGTCGACAAAGGCGTGGCCGTCAACGAAGCCGCACCGCAAATCACCGCCGCCGACCGTCACGGTCGCCCGGTGAACTTCGGTTATGCCGGGGAAAAATCGCAACTGCTGTTCTTCCTTTCGCCGACCTGCCCGATCTGCAAGTCGCTGCTGCCGGCGATCAAATCCATCGCCAAGGAACAGGCCGGCAGCCTGGACGTGGTGTTCGTCAGCGATGGCGACATGGACGCCCAGCAAGCGCTGATCCGCGAACACAAGCTGGAAGACGCCACCTACGTGGTCGGCCCGGAAGTGGGCATGACCTACCAGATCGGCAAGCTGCCTTACGCGGCGCTGATCGACAAGGCCGGCACCCTGCGCGCCAAGGGCCTGGTCAATTCCCGCGAGCACCTGGACAGCCTGTTCGAAGTGGAACACCTGAAGCACGCGACCTTGCAGCAATACCTCAACGCTCAGCCACACGAGCACAACCACGACCACAGCCACGGCCATAGCCACTGA
- a CDS encoding PAS domain S-box protein — MYLPTPNDFFTLIEAMPLCIILHDAHSKEILWANTAALDALGFTLEELTPLKAPDMTRDAPKYRRSVGLRWLEGAARTGQRAIEWCYRSKQGVEILSEAVATLVHLEGRDVLMVQFRDISREDKVKRDLKRFESRLKAFMQDLAEGVAVLSPEGDIRFISDSGAQLLQGEGPALTGQNFLSWCDEDSRQRLLQQLANETPEHAPFSVQYHVQRRDGEWRWHQATCRFIEIEDDLVGHLLLFRDVTEHVRAEEARRLSEQKLEYLARYNAMGEMAVAIAHELSQPLAATRNFIEGAMIRLGKELTVEQGVSWGLQNAVRQIEHASVIIKSVRDYVVKLEQSEERIDLNELLRETRYFISLRAEPSQVQVEIIPSATPLLVSCEKVLIGQVILNLAFNAIEEMSDLPIERRVLRIQASREQEVALLRIEDRGRGIQAEAQEKLFDGFFSSKVSGNGIGLALCKNIIGRHRGDIWAQNLEPCGAVFSVALPIAPNL; from the coding sequence ATGTACCTGCCAACACCCAACGACTTCTTCACCCTCATCGAAGCCATGCCGCTGTGCATCATTCTTCACGACGCACACAGCAAAGAGATTCTCTGGGCCAACACCGCCGCCCTCGACGCGCTGGGCTTCACCCTGGAAGAACTGACGCCGCTCAAGGCCCCGGACATGACCCGCGATGCGCCCAAGTACCGGCGCTCGGTCGGCCTGCGCTGGCTCGAAGGCGCCGCACGCACCGGCCAGCGCGCCATCGAGTGGTGTTATCGCTCCAAGCAGGGGGTGGAAATTCTCTCCGAGGCGGTCGCGACCCTGGTGCACCTGGAAGGCCGCGATGTACTGATGGTGCAGTTCCGCGACATCTCCAGGGAGGACAAGGTCAAGCGTGACCTCAAGCGCTTCGAAAGCCGGCTCAAGGCCTTCATGCAGGACCTGGCCGAAGGCGTGGCGGTGCTCAGCCCCGAGGGCGACATCCGCTTCATCAGCGACTCCGGCGCGCAGTTGCTGCAGGGCGAAGGGCCTGCGCTGACCGGGCAGAACTTCCTGTCCTGGTGCGACGAAGACTCCCGCCAACGCCTGCTGCAACAACTGGCCAATGAGACCCCGGAGCATGCGCCGTTCAGCGTGCAGTACCACGTGCAGCGCCGCGATGGAGAATGGCGCTGGCACCAGGCGACCTGCCGTTTCATCGAGATCGAAGACGACCTGGTCGGCCACCTGCTGCTGTTTCGCGACGTCACCGAACACGTGCGCGCCGAGGAAGCACGGCGCCTGAGCGAGCAGAAACTCGAATACCTGGCGCGCTACAACGCCATGGGCGAGATGGCCGTGGCGATTGCCCACGAACTGAGCCAACCGCTGGCCGCCACCCGCAACTTCATCGAGGGCGCAATGATTCGCCTGGGCAAGGAGCTCACCGTAGAACAGGGCGTGAGCTGGGGACTGCAAAACGCCGTACGGCAGATCGAGCACGCCTCGGTGATCATCAAGAGCGTGCGCGACTACGTGGTGAAACTGGAGCAGAGCGAAGAGCGGATCGACCTCAACGAACTGCTGCGCGAGACCCGCTACTTCATCAGCCTGCGCGCCGAACCGAGCCAGGTGCAGGTCGAAATCATCCCCAGCGCGACGCCGCTGCTGGTCAGTTGCGAGAAGGTGCTGATCGGCCAGGTCATCCTCAACCTGGCCTTCAACGCCATCGAAGAAATGAGCGACCTGCCCATCGAGCGCCGAGTCCTGCGCATCCAGGCCAGCCGCGAACAGGAGGTGGCACTACTGCGCATCGAGGACCGTGGGCGCGGCATCCAGGCCGAGGCGCAGGAGAAACTGTTCGACGGCTTCTTCTCGTCCAAGGTCAGCGGCAACGGGATTGGCCTGGCCCTGTGCAAAAACATCATCGGCCGCCACCGGGGGGACATCTGGGCGCAGAACCTCGAGCCTTGCGGCGCAGTGTTCAGCGTCGCCCTCCCCATCGCCCCCAATCTGTAG
- a CDS encoding acyl-CoA dehydrogenase family protein, protein MLRSAVAEKDPLPGVDENTVFAQVLEEVRQRRDEFDALSHVPRDMIERFKQVGIYRAATPKRFGGDALAPALFLRMIERIAEADGSAGWVASFGSAGVYLAALPPETLAELYADGPDLVFAGGLFPLQPAEAVEGGYQVNGTWKFASGCKGADLLGVGIGAAGGKPRTAVLRPDQVDIIENWDVVGLKGTGSHDLRVTDKRVDERWTFIRGGAATIDEPLFRYPSIAYAAQVLAVVNLGLARAALDEVSRMAAGSGITGAPKMADRAYVRIEIAKAEASLAAARGFFYNATEQVWNSILAGLPVTAEQTSLLRLSAIHVSQAGAAVVQSAYSLAGTTAIYLHHPLQRYLRDSMVVTQHAFLSEGLYDGAGSVLLGVSPFPGYI, encoded by the coding sequence ATGCTGCGTTCAGCTGTCGCGGAGAAAGACCCTCTGCCAGGCGTTGATGAGAACACCGTCTTTGCGCAAGTGCTGGAAGAAGTACGCCAGCGGCGCGATGAGTTCGATGCGCTGTCCCATGTGCCACGGGACATGATCGAACGCTTCAAGCAGGTGGGCATCTACCGCGCCGCCACGCCGAAACGCTTCGGTGGCGACGCCCTGGCGCCGGCGCTGTTCCTGCGCATGATCGAGCGCATCGCCGAGGCCGACGGTTCTGCGGGCTGGGTCGCCAGTTTCGGCAGCGCCGGGGTCTACCTCGCGGCATTGCCGCCGGAAACCCTGGCTGAACTGTATGCCGACGGCCCGGACCTGGTGTTCGCCGGCGGCCTGTTCCCGCTGCAACCGGCCGAAGCGGTCGAGGGTGGTTACCAGGTCAACGGCACCTGGAAATTCGCCAGTGGCTGCAAGGGCGCCGACCTGCTCGGCGTCGGCATCGGCGCCGCCGGTGGCAAGCCGCGCACCGCGGTGCTGCGCCCGGATCAGGTGGACATCATCGAGAACTGGGACGTGGTCGGCCTCAAGGGCACCGGCAGCCATGACCTGCGCGTCACAGACAAGCGCGTCGACGAGCGCTGGACGTTCATCCGCGGCGGCGCTGCCACCATCGACGAACCGCTGTTCCGCTACCCGTCGATTGCCTACGCCGCCCAGGTGCTGGCGGTGGTCAACCTCGGCCTGGCCCGCGCCGCCCTCGACGAAGTCAGCCGCATGGCCGCCGGCAGCGGCATCACCGGTGCGCCAAAAATGGCCGACCGCGCCTACGTACGCATCGAGATCGCCAAGGCCGAAGCCAGCCTCGCCGCCGCCCGCGGCTTCTTCTACAACGCCACCGAGCAGGTGTGGAATTCGATCCTGGCAGGCTTACCGGTCACCGCCGAACAGACCAGCCTGCTGCGCCTGTCCGCCATTCACGTGTCCCAGGCCGGTGCGGCCGTGGTGCAGAGCGCCTACAGCCTGGCCGGGACCACCGCCATTTACCTGCACCATCCGCTGCAGCGTTACCTGCGCGATTCGATGGTGGTCACCCAGCACGCCTTTCTCAGTGAAGGCCTGTACGACGGCGCCGGTTCCGTGCTGCTCGGCGTATCGCCATTCCCTGGCTACATCTGA